From a single Planctellipticum variicoloris genomic region:
- a CDS encoding HAMP domain-containing sensor histidine kinase has product MLSSQLFHRVFGVYAGLTVASSLIFAAILSTRHQNVVYGQLRSQLQSEGRLFSSLLKDDLNGAPLSAGLSPDLQKHLRQMASGDDSRLSLLDEDGRVIWSYRPADIGSAPIPTEELRSAGSTGEGFAIRTPAGESSPILFYARDLQTSPRKFLQLGLPLQERQADLAAMTGSIIWTALALGVLGCGITLVVVGRIVRPLERLTEAAAQMSEGEFPAEIQIESRNEIGTLARSLNSMSRQLSARIADLQQQRMEVAGNKERLETVLGAMVEGVIAIDAEETILLANTAAIRLLDLKPLGVEGRPLWEVVRVPQISQLVQRTFVEETVQRVEFAVPRTQAMLAVAASRLPGSPCPGAVLVLHDVTDLRRLENLRREFVANVSHELKTPLTSISAYAETLLEGGLEDPKYNREFVARIQEQAERLHGLILDLLHLARLETSDDQSFEVVPVDLAEIVGESIDEHRAVAEGKQIELSAPAEPGPVMVLADADGLRTIIDNLLDNALNYTPDGGSVSVDWRPNGDWIDLIITDTGVGIAREHQARIFERFYRVDKARSREIGGTGLGLSIVKHLCQVFGGSVKVHSQIGQGSTFTIRLAAAPAATPAVPGV; this is encoded by the coding sequence ATGCTCTCTTCGCAGCTCTTCCATCGGGTATTCGGCGTCTACGCCGGCCTGACCGTGGCTTCATCGCTGATCTTCGCAGCCATCCTCAGCACGCGCCATCAGAATGTCGTCTACGGTCAGTTGCGTTCGCAACTGCAGTCCGAAGGAAGATTGTTCTCGTCGCTGCTGAAAGACGACCTCAACGGGGCGCCGCTCAGCGCAGGATTGAGTCCGGATCTGCAGAAACACTTGCGACAAATGGCGTCGGGAGATGATAGCCGTCTCAGTCTCCTGGACGAAGACGGACGGGTGATCTGGTCGTACCGCCCCGCCGACATTGGCTCCGCTCCCATTCCGACCGAAGAACTGCGCTCCGCCGGTTCGACGGGCGAAGGATTCGCCATCCGCACTCCCGCGGGAGAATCTTCTCCGATTCTGTTCTATGCCCGGGACCTTCAGACCTCCCCCAGGAAATTCCTGCAGCTCGGCCTGCCGCTGCAGGAGCGACAGGCGGATCTGGCTGCAATGACGGGCAGCATCATCTGGACGGCGCTCGCGCTCGGCGTCCTGGGCTGCGGAATCACGCTGGTCGTCGTCGGCCGCATCGTGCGACCGCTGGAACGGCTCACCGAGGCGGCGGCGCAGATGTCCGAAGGGGAGTTCCCGGCGGAGATTCAGATCGAATCCCGGAACGAAATCGGCACGCTGGCCCGGTCTCTGAATTCCATGAGTCGACAGCTTTCGGCCCGGATTGCGGATCTGCAGCAGCAGCGGATGGAAGTCGCCGGCAATAAGGAGCGACTGGAAACGGTCCTCGGAGCCATGGTCGAGGGCGTGATTGCGATCGACGCCGAAGAGACGATTCTCCTGGCGAACACCGCTGCGATCCGCCTGCTGGATCTCAAGCCGCTGGGTGTCGAGGGCCGCCCCCTCTGGGAAGTCGTCCGGGTGCCGCAGATTTCGCAGCTCGTGCAGCGCACGTTCGTGGAAGAAACCGTCCAGCGCGTCGAATTCGCCGTCCCGCGGACCCAGGCCATGCTGGCGGTCGCCGCCTCCCGGCTCCCCGGTTCGCCCTGCCCGGGCGCCGTGCTGGTCCTGCACGACGTCACCGATCTCAGGCGGCTGGAAAACCTGCGGCGCGAGTTCGTCGCCAATGTTTCTCACGAATTGAAGACGCCCCTGACGTCGATCAGCGCCTATGCCGAAACTCTCCTGGAGGGGGGACTCGAAGATCCGAAGTACAATCGGGAATTCGTCGCTCGGATCCAGGAGCAGGCCGAACGACTCCACGGGCTGATCCTGGATCTGCTGCATCTGGCGCGCCTGGAGACCTCCGACGACCAGTCGTTCGAAGTCGTCCCGGTCGACCTGGCCGAGATCGTCGGCGAAAGCATCGACGAACACCGCGCGGTCGCGGAAGGAAAGCAGATCGAACTTTCGGCCCCAGCCGAGCCGGGACCGGTGATGGTGCTGGCCGACGCCGACGGACTCCGCACCATCATCGACAATCTGCTCGACAATGCTCTGAATTACACCCCCGACGGCGGATCCGTCTCCGTCGACTGGAGGCCGAACGGCGACTGGATCGACCTGATCATCACCGATACCGGCGTGGGAATCGCGCGCGAACATCAGGCCCGGATCTTCGAGCGGTTCTATCGTGTCGACAAGGCCCGCTCGCGGGAGATCGGCGGCACAGGACTGGGACTGTCGATCGTCAAACACCTGTGCCAGGTCTTCGGCGGTTCCGTCAAAGTTCACAGCCAGATCGGGCAGGGGAGCACCTTCACCATTCGACTGGCCGCCGCTCCCGCCGCCACGCCTGCCGTTCCCGGCGTTTGA
- the truB gene encoding tRNA pseudouridine(55) synthase TruB: MPPLPPLSGLLNVHKPEGWTSRDVVNRVQRLVRPAKVGHAGTLDPLATGVLVVCIGSATRLISFVQDSPKRYRGRFRLGLSSDTEDITGNVTVRGDAGPIRRADLESLLPEFTGEILQRPPAYSALHVAGQRAYDLARAGQAVDLAPRPVRIDRLHLSDFALPDFELEITCGSGTYVRSLGRDLGERLGCGAVMTALVREAVGAFELSSAIAADPLDLDAIKAALAPCRAAVAHLPSVTIPADALLALRQGKPLAAAPPERSEIGRQVAILSEAGDLLGIAERLPDPDRLQPRIVLAG; the protein is encoded by the coding sequence GTGCCTCCTCTCCCTCCGTTGTCCGGTCTGTTGAATGTTCATAAACCGGAAGGCTGGACCTCGCGCGATGTCGTCAATCGCGTTCAGCGTCTGGTCCGACCTGCCAAAGTCGGACATGCCGGCACGCTCGACCCGCTGGCCACCGGCGTTCTCGTCGTCTGCATCGGGTCCGCCACGCGTTTGATTTCCTTCGTCCAGGACTCCCCCAAGCGCTACCGCGGCCGGTTTCGGCTGGGTCTTTCGAGCGACACCGAGGACATCACCGGCAACGTAACTGTGCGGGGCGACGCCGGGCCGATCCGCCGAGCGGATCTCGAATCCCTCCTGCCGGAATTTACAGGAGAGATCCTGCAGAGACCTCCCGCCTACTCGGCTCTGCATGTCGCCGGCCAGAGAGCCTACGACCTGGCGCGGGCCGGACAGGCCGTCGATCTGGCGCCGCGGCCGGTCCGCATCGATCGACTCCATCTGAGCGACTTCGCGCTGCCCGATTTCGAGCTGGAAATCACCTGCGGCAGCGGCACCTACGTCCGTTCGCTGGGACGGGACCTCGGCGAACGCCTCGGCTGCGGCGCGGTCATGACGGCCCTGGTCCGTGAAGCCGTGGGAGCTTTCGAACTCAGCTCCGCCATCGCAGCCGACCCCCTCGACCTCGACGCCATCAAGGCCGCGCTGGCCCCGTGCCGGGCCGCTGTCGCCCATCTGCCGTCGGTCACGATTCCCGCCGACGCACTTCTCGCATTGCGGCAGGGCAAGCCGCTGGCGGCCGCTCCGCCGGAACGCTCTGAGATTGGCCGACAAGTCGCGATCTTGAGCGAGGCGGGAGATCTGCTTGGGATCGCCGAGCGCCTGCCCGATCCGGACCGTCTCCAGCCCAGAATTGTCCTCGCAGGATGA